GAGGTCCCGGTCGAGGTCGCGCCGCTGCTGGTCGGTGATGTCCCGGAAGGTGACCACCCGGAGCGTGCCCGGACCGGGCAGCTCGCCGGAGGTGATCCGCAGCCAACGGCCGTCCGGGAGTCGGTGGTCGAGCACCTGCCCGGAGGGAGGCAGCGGGAAGGGCAGCGGCCGGTTGAGCGCCTCGGTGGTGGGGCGGCCGGTGACCTGCGCGGCGGCCGGGTTCCACAGCCGCACGTGCTGCTCCCGGTCGACCACGGCCAACCCGTCGGCCAGCGCCGCGACGACCGGCCCGTCGCCGTGCACCGGCAGGCCGGTCTGGTCGCCGTACATGTGGGCGATGCAGGAGGCGACGTAGCCGACCACCGCCTGCTGGGAGCCGTCGAGCGAAGCACCGTCGGGATAGAGGGCGTGCAGGCTGCCGACGGTGAGCCCACCGATCTCGGCGCGGGCCACGATCATGCGACGCAGGCCCCGACCGGCCACCTCGTCGGCGAGCGGGCCGGGGATGCGGTCGACCCACACCTCGCGGACCGGCGGCCCGGAGAGGAGGCAGACGGTGGCCGGGTCGGTGGCGGGCAGCGGCCGGCCGATCGTCCACTCGGCGTCGCCGGTCGCGGCGATCACCCGGCCGCCGGCGGGGGCGAACTCCACGAACGCGAGGCTCTCCGCGCCGATCGCCGGTTGGACCACCTCGAGCAGGCGGGTGAGGACCGGCAACCCGGCCTCACCGCAGTTGATCATCTTGATCACGGTGGTGTGGCCGGCGATGAGGGCGGTGAAATCGGTCTGCTCCGGCATGTCCCGAGTGTGCCCCGCCGACCGGTCCACGGGACACCCCCGGCCGTCCGGCCCGCGCCGACCGGCGGTCCGGAGCGGTCCGCTCAGCGGCCCAGCCGGGCCAGCGCCCGGGCGGGCCGGTCGGTGATCACGCCGTCCACCCCGGCGTCGAGGACCAGCTCCAGGTCGTCCGGCTCGTTCACCGTCCAGACGTAGACCTGGTTGCCGGCGGCCCGGAGCGCGGGTACGAGCTGCGGGCGGGCCCGCACCAGCCCGACACCCGGCCCGGCGATCCGGGTGCCGAAGGGCAGCCGGCCCAGCGGCAGCCAGCGCGGCAGCACCTCCAGCAGCAGCACCGTCGGCAGGGCCGGGGCGAGTTCGCGGATCCGTCGCACGGCGAGCGGCGAGAAGGACATCACGGTGACCCGTACCGGGTCGTCGGGGCGCGGCTCGGCGAGCCCGTAGCGGCGCAGCAGGGTGATCAGCCGGCGTTCCACGTTCCGGCCGTACCGGGAGGGGTGCTTCGTCTCCACCAGCAGCCGGACCGGCCGACCGGCGGCCAGTACGGCGTCGAGCAGCCGCTCCAGCGTGAGCAGCCGGGTGCGCGAGTCGTCCAGCACCTCGTCGCCCTCGGCCGGCACGGCACCGGGGTGCCAGGAGCCGAAGTCGAGCGTCTCCAGCTCGGCGAGCGTACGCGCGCTGACCAGCCCGTGACCGTTGCTGGTCCGGTCGAGCCGGCGGTCGTGGACGCAGACCAGGTGCCCGTCCCGGGTGAGCCGGACGTCGCACTCCAGCCCGTCGGCGCCCTCGTCGAGGGCGCGCAGATAGGCGGCGAGGGTGTGCTCCGGCAGGTCGTACGAGGAACCGCGGTGCGCGAAGACCAGGGGGTGGTCCATCTGCCGCTCGGCCCGTTACGCGACCCGGCCCGGCTGCCCGTCGTCGGTGACCACGGGTCGACCGGCGGCGGCCCAGTCACCCATCCCGCCCCCGACGTTGCGCACCTGGTCCCAGCCGTTGCGCAGGAGATAACCCACGACCTGGGCGGAGCGTCCGCCGGAGCGGCAGATGACCGAGACCTCGCGGTCGTTCGGCACCTCGGCGAGCCGGCCGGGCAGCTCGGTCATCGGCAGGTGGTGGGCGCCGGGTGCGTGGCCGGCGCGCCACTCGTCGTCCTCCCGGACGTCGAGGAGGTAGGTGTCGTCGGGCACGGCCGACGCGGGCACGGTGGGAACCTGGGGTCCGAACACGGCTACGAGCCTAGCCCGGCCGCTCCGTCACAGGCGGGTGACCCAGCGGGGATTCGTGCCGGCCCAGTCCGGCATCCGGGTTCCCCGCACGGCCTCGAAGAGCCCGCCGCCGCCGTTGTCGAGCA
This genomic interval from Micromonospora sp. CCTCC AA 2012012 contains the following:
- a CDS encoding sensor histidine kinase, with the translated sequence MPEQTDFTALIAGHTTVIKMINCGEAGLPVLTRLLEVVQPAIGAESLAFVEFAPAGGRVIAATGDAEWTIGRPLPATDPATVCLLSGPPVREVWVDRIPGPLADEVAGRGLRRMIVARAEIGGLTVGSLHALYPDGASLDGSQQAVVGYVASCIAHMYGDQTGLPVHGDGPVVAALADGLAVVDREQHVRLWNPAAAQVTGRPTTEALNRPLPFPLPPSGQVLDHRLPDGRWLRITSGELPGPGTLRVVTFRDITDQQRRDLDRDLFVAVTSHELRTPVTVIKGYADTLTDHWNSLGDDDRRQAARIIGQRANELARLVDRLLTAATDHRPGNEPAAPFDLADALRTAVTDLPADVRHRIVLDLPGNLAKALGDRRSLATVLTELSTNAGKYSLPDTPIEVTAEADERTVSFRVADRGIGIRPEHVERAFDRFWQGESGDRRRYPGAGLGLYLVRQIVEQQNGWVSLRPRAGGGTVAEVRLPRA
- a CDS encoding glycerophosphodiester phosphodiesterase produces the protein MDHPLVFAHRGSSYDLPEHTLAAYLRALDEGADGLECDVRLTRDGHLVCVHDRRLDRTSNGHGLVSARTLAELETLDFGSWHPGAVPAEGDEVLDDSRTRLLTLERLLDAVLAAGRPVRLLVETKHPSRYGRNVERRLITLLRRYGLAEPRPDDPVRVTVMSFSPLAVRRIRELAPALPTVLLLEVLPRWLPLGRLPFGTRIAGPGVGLVRARPQLVPALRAAGNQVYVWTVNEPDDLELVLDAGVDGVITDRPARALARLGR
- a CDS encoding rhodanese-like domain-containing protein, producing MFGPQVPTVPASAVPDDTYLLDVREDDEWRAGHAPGAHHLPMTELPGRLAEVPNDREVSVICRSGGRSAQVVGYLLRNGWDQVRNVGGGMGDWAAAGRPVVTDDGQPGRVA